Below is a window of Gemmatimonadales bacterium DNA.
GGTCAGGTGCTCGAGTCGAAGCGGGCTCTCGCCAAGGAAATCGGCGGTCCGCCGGAGGGCGGCGGGCAACTCTTCCACGAGCAGATTGACGGTGTAGCGCATGACCCTTTTCAGCCTCACGACGCGAGCAATGAAAAAAGGCCCCTTCCATCGGAAGGAGCCTCGCGTCGTGTTGCGTTGCCCCTGTCCGGATCATCTCGGAGGGGCAGGGGTTTGATGGTGCGCTAAACCCGGCCCGTCCCGATAACGACGAGAAGAATGACCGCAAGGAGAAGCCCTGCGGCCAGTCCGACGACGCTAATAAGTCGGGGGGAGCGAGTAAGCGTGTTCACCATATCAGTATACTAGACGATCGAACCGGCCGGCTACCCCCACTCGCTCCCTGCCGGCGGTCTCGGGCGGTCGCGCTGGGGTCGGTTGGGGCCCCGACGGAGCCCGGCAGTGGGGCTGTCGTCACACGGAGAGCGGGGAGATCTTCTACTGTGCCGCGTGGCCGATTGTGGCTCCGGGGCGACGCTCCCAAACCAAGGACCCGCTATGTCTGCCGGATGCACCCTGTCCCGCTGGTCGGATATTCCCCTCGAGAAGGTGACCGATCAGATCGACCGCAAGCTGATTACCGGTGATCGGATCATGCTGGCGCAAGTATTCCTCAAGCAGGGCAGCGTCGTGCCCAAGCATCAGCACGAGAACGAGCAGTTCACCTACATCGTGAGCGGAGCCCTGCGCTTCTTCCTGGGCGAGGACGGCGCCGAAACGGTCGTCGTCGGCGCCGGAGAGGTCCTCCACATCCCGTCGATGGTCTGGCATCGCGCCGAGGCGCTGGAAGACACCCTCGACATGGACATCTTCTCGCCGCCTCGGCAGGACTGGCTCAACCACACCGACAGCTACTTCCACGCCGAGTCTGGGAAGCGCTGAATGGCCAGGATGTTCTGGCTCCTCGCTCTGACGCTGATGGTACCTCCCCTCGCGGCTCAGACCACAGCCTCGGGGCGCTGGTACCGTGGCAACACCCACGCGCATACCCTCAACACCGATGGCGACAGTCCACCGGATGCGGTGGTGCGCTGGTACCGGGAACACGGCTACCACTTCACCTTCATAACCGACCACGAGTTCATCACCGACGTGGCGCCGCTCGAGGCGCTCTTCGGTGCAGCCGAACGCTTTCTTGTCATCTCGGGGCAGGAAATAACCCAGCGGGTGGCCGACTCGACCCATCCGGACAAGTGGCGCCAGGCGCACGTCAATGCGTTGGGGACGACGCACGTCATCCGCCCCCTGGGTGAGCGAAACATTGCCGTTGGCAGCACGGTTGCGGCCACCTACCGACACCACCTGCACGCGATACAGGAGGCGGGCGGCGTGGCCCAGATCAACCATCCGAACTTTCGATGGTCCGTTCCCCTCGGCGAGATGCTTGGCCTGCCCGACTCGACCTTGCTGGAGATCTGGAACGGCCATCCCCTGGTCCATAACCTGGGCGGGAGTGATGGGTCGGGGCGGGCGATGCCGTCGGTGGAGGCACTCTGGGACTCGCTGCTGACGCGCGGCATGCGGATCTGGGGCGTGGCCGACGACGACAGTCACAGCTTCCGGCCGGAACATGCCGAAAATGCCGACCTGGCGCGCCCGGGGCGCGGGTGGGTCATGGTCCGCGCCGACACCTTGACGGTACCGGCCATTCTGCGTGCCTTGCGTCGCGGTGACTTCTACAGCTCGACGGGCGTGACGCTGCGCGACTATCAGGTTGCGGGAGACGAGATTCGCATCGAGGTGCTGCAGGCGGCCGATCGCCGTTACCGGACCGAGTTCATCGGCTCCGAAGGCCGGCTCCTTGCTGCGGTCGACGGTTTGACCGCGGCGTATCGGATCGGCGGCGGTGAGGGATACGTTCGCGCGCGGGTGACCGATTCGAGCGGCCGCCGCGCCTGGACGCAGCCGGTTCGGCTCCGGCACTGAGGGTCACGAGGCTTGGGGCTGCTCCGGGTCGCGCCCTCTGAGAGGCGGGGCCTGCACACCGGAAGGTCCGCTTGGCGGAGCGGGAAGGTGAAGCCATCTTCCGGCCATGAGCTCTCCTCCTCCGGACAGGGTCGATGTTCCGAGTCTCGGGTCAGCAACGGACGGTCGTGATCCGTTGGGCTACCAGTTGCGCCGGGCCCAGGTTGTGGGCGGCACGCTCGCCGACGTCTTTGCGTTCTTCAAGGATCCCGCCAATCTCGAGCGGCTGACGCCTCCCTGGCTTGCCTTTCGCGTGCTCGACAGTTCGACGCCAACAGTGCAGCGCGACACGAGGATCCGGTACCGTCTCCGCCTGCATGGTGTGCCGCTCCGATGGGAATCCCGCATCACAGAGTTCGAGGAGAATCAGCTCTTTGCCGACGAGCAACTCGTCGGGCCGTACCGCCGGTGGTACCACCGGCATCTGTTCCGCTCGGTGCCTGGCGGCGTCCATGTGGAAGACATCGTCGATTACCGGCTGCCATTCGGGCCGCTCGGTCGGATGGTTCACGCGCTTGCGGTCGCCCGACAGCTGCGCGCGATATTCGACTATCGCGCCGTGGTGATGCGTGAGTTGTTCCCGCCCGAGTCCGCCGAGGGATAGCAGACGCAGGGGCGTGTCTACCAGCCGTGTCGCGTCACCGTCCTGGTGATGTGCGCGAGGTGGTGTCGCCCGTGCCAGGCATACGAACCAAGCGCACGGGTCAGGTCCGTGGGGCCTGAATCCGGGTGAATGAATCGCCGGTGCCAATCCGCCTCTGACATCGACCGCAGCAGCGCGGTCCAGCGGGCGTGGATCGCTTCCAGCAGCGCGAGGCTCCCGGCAATCGGCTCCCAGGCATCGGGCAGTTCTGCCCAGCTGGCCTCATCATAGGGCTTGATGATCGGTTCGTTCTCCGTCAGCGCCAGTTTGAACCGGACATAACTGTTGACGTGACTGTCGGGGACGTGGTGGACGACCTGGCGCAGAGTCCAGCCCCCGGGTCGATAGGGTGTGTCGAGTTGTCCGTCGTCGAGGCGCTCGACCGCTTGGCGCATGGCAGCCGGAAGCGCAGCCACTTCGTCGATCCAGGCGGCGCGCTCCTGGCTGGAGGCTTGGCCAGGGTAGTCGAAGCGGCCGATGGGATAGCGCGGGTCGTTCAAGGGTTTCCTGCCTTTCAGCCGCGGCAATCAGCGGCGTCATCATCACGAGCCTGGTACTGATCGGGTGAATCACCGCACGAGCAACGTCGGACGGGACGGCGGCTGCCAGCCCGAACGGAGAATCTAGGGACTCGCCTGATGGTTGGCGAACCCATGGAAACCGAACAGGCCTTCCGCCGTCGGGCGAAAGGCCTGTCGCTACCTGCGAAAGGAGCGGTTACTCCTTCTTGGTATTGTCGTCCACGATCTCGTAGTCCGCCTCGACCACGTCTTCCTGGCCGGGTGCCGCACCCGGCTGCTGCGCCTGATCGCCGGCCGTCTCGGTGGTCTGACTGGCGCTCTGATAGAGCGATGCACCTGCCGCAGCGTAGGCGCTGTTGAGTGCGTCCAGCGCCGTCTTGATGCCAGCGGCGTCGCCGGTCTTGAGCGCGGCCTTGCCGGCCTCGAGGCTCTGGTCGAGCGAACTCTTGACCTCGGGGCTCAGGCGATCGACCCATTCCTTCGAATCCTTCTCGACTTTGTAGACCAGGCCGTCGAGCTGGTTCCGGGATTCGATGGCTTCGCGCCGCTCCTTGTCGGCGGCAGCGTTGGCCTCCGCCATCTTGACCATCTTGTCGATTTCGGCGTCGCTCAGGCCACTCGACGCCTCGATCCGGATCTTCTGCTCTTTGCCGGTCGTCTTGTCCTTGGCCGAGACGTTGAGAATGCCGTTGGCGTCGATGTCGAAGGTGACTTCGATCTGCGGCATGCCGCGCGGTGCCGGCGGAATACCCGTCAGCTGGAACTTGCCGATGGTGCGGTTGTCGCTCGCCATCTGCCGCTCGCCCTGCAGCACGTGGATCTCGACTGTCGTCTGGGTATCTTCGGCCGTCGAGAACACCTCCGACTTCTTGGTCGGAATCGTGGTGTTGCGCGGAATCAGAACCGTGGTGACGCCGCCCAGCGTTTCGATGCCCAGCGAGAGCGGGGTCACGTCGAGGAGCAGAACGTCCTTGACCTCTCCGCCCAGCACGCCACCCTGGATTGCCGCACCGATACCGACGACCTCGTCGGGGTTGACGGAGCGGTTGGGCTCCTTGCCGAAGAAGTCTTTGACGATCTGCTGGATCTTGGGAATCCGAGTCGAGCCGCCGACGAGGAGCACCTCGTCGATGTCCTTTGGGTCGAGTCCGGCATCTTTGAGGGCCTGCTGCATCGGCGGAATGGTCCGCTGAATCAAGCTGTCCACCAACTGCTCGAACTTGGCCCGGGTCAGGCTCATGTTGAGATGTTTGGGGCCCGACTGATCTGCCGTGATGAAGGGCAGGTTGATGTCGGTCTGCTGGGTGCTCGACAACTCCATCT
It encodes the following:
- the dnaK gene encoding molecular chaperone DnaK codes for the protein MASKIIGIDLGTTNSVVSVLEGGDPVVIPNAEGGRTTPSVVAFTKDGERLVGQVAKRQAVTNPKQTIFSIKRFMGRRIAEVEAESKRVPYKISPGANGLAAVEIAGKTYTPPEISAMILQKMKQTAEDYLGHSVDKAVITVPAYFNDAQRQATKDAGKIAGLEVLRIINEPTAAALAYGTEKKKDEKVAVFDLGGGTYDISILELADGVFEVKSTNGDTHLGGDDFDQVLIDWLVTEFKKDQGIDLSKDAMALQRLKEAAEKAKMELSSTQQTDINLPFITADQSGPKHLNMSLTRAKFEQLVDSLIQRTIPPMQQALKDAGLDPKDIDEVLLVGGSTRIPKIQQIVKDFFGKEPNRSVNPDEVVGIGAAIQGGVLGGEVKDVLLLDVTPLSLGIETLGGVTTVLIPRNTTIPTKKSEVFSTAEDTQTTVEIHVLQGERQMASDNRTIGKFQLTGIPPAPRGMPQIEVTFDIDANGILNVSAKDKTTGKEQKIRIEASSGLSDAEIDKMVKMAEANAAADKERREAIESRNQLDGLVYKVEKDSKEWVDRLSPEVKSSLDQSLEAGKAALKTGDAAGIKTALDALNSAYAAAGASLYQSASQTTETAGDQAQQPGAAPGQEDVVEADYEIVDDNTKKE
- a CDS encoding SRPBCC family protein, which codes for MSSPPPDRVDVPSLGSATDGRDPLGYQLRRAQVVGGTLADVFAFFKDPANLERLTPPWLAFRVLDSSTPTVQRDTRIRYRLRLHGVPLRWESRITEFEENQLFADEQLVGPYRRWYHRHLFRSVPGGVHVEDIVDYRLPFGPLGRMVHALAVARQLRAIFDYRAVVMRELFPPESAEG
- the bstA gene encoding bacillithiol transferase BstA encodes the protein MNDPRYPIGRFDYPGQASSQERAAWIDEVAALPAAMRQAVERLDDGQLDTPYRPGGWTLRQVVHHVPDSHVNSYVRFKLALTENEPIIKPYDEASWAELPDAWEPIAGSLALLEAIHARWTALLRSMSEADWHRRFIHPDSGPTDLTRALGSYAWHGRHHLAHITRTVTRHGW
- a CDS encoding cupin domain-containing protein, giving the protein MSAGCTLSRWSDIPLEKVTDQIDRKLITGDRIMLAQVFLKQGSVVPKHQHENEQFTYIVSGALRFFLGEDGAETVVVGAGEVLHIPSMVWHRAEALEDTLDMDIFSPPRQDWLNHTDSYFHAESGKR
- a CDS encoding CehA/McbA family metallohydrolase, whose translation is MARMFWLLALTLMVPPLAAQTTASGRWYRGNTHAHTLNTDGDSPPDAVVRWYREHGYHFTFITDHEFITDVAPLEALFGAAERFLVISGQEITQRVADSTHPDKWRQAHVNALGTTHVIRPLGERNIAVGSTVAATYRHHLHAIQEAGGVAQINHPNFRWSVPLGEMLGLPDSTLLEIWNGHPLVHNLGGSDGSGRAMPSVEALWDSLLTRGMRIWGVADDDSHSFRPEHAENADLARPGRGWVMVRADTLTVPAILRALRRGDFYSSTGVTLRDYQVAGDEIRIEVLQAADRRYRTEFIGSEGRLLAAVDGLTAAYRIGGGEGYVRARVTDSSGRRAWTQPVRLRH